A portion of the Bdellovibrio bacteriovorus genome contains these proteins:
- a CDS encoding efflux RND transporter periplasmic adaptor subunit: protein MSKGTTTRNAIIAIAVLVILLIAGFVWLSSRESAVTFKEVSVTRGNIAHTILSSGFVQPRNRLQIKAPVAGRIEQILVKEGQVVKKGDVMAWMSSTERAALLDAAAGQGPEVYKKWAELYLATPVLAPIEGTVIQKNVEPGQTFASSDAIFQLSDQLTVKAQVDETDISRIKLKEPAVITLDAYPDEKLPAFVDKIAFDSTTVNSVTTFVVDVIPQKTPTFMRSGMTANVTFSVDLRSDVLLMPSEALKVVDGKTVVLLKSPETNKPETHRIEVGITDGKMTEVLSGLKEGDVLMISEFKLGDRKSNNSPFGMPGSPARKSNKRP, encoded by the coding sequence GTGAGCAAGGGTACCACAACTAGAAATGCCATCATCGCCATTGCGGTCTTAGTGATCTTGCTGATCGCGGGATTTGTGTGGTTGAGCTCGCGTGAATCTGCCGTCACGTTTAAAGAAGTTTCTGTTACTCGGGGCAATATCGCGCACACAATTTTATCTTCAGGCTTTGTGCAACCACGCAACCGTTTGCAAATCAAAGCACCCGTCGCGGGACGCATCGAGCAGATCTTAGTGAAAGAAGGCCAAGTCGTTAAAAAAGGCGACGTCATGGCGTGGATGAGTTCAACGGAGCGGGCGGCATTACTAGATGCGGCTGCGGGACAAGGTCCAGAAGTTTATAAAAAATGGGCTGAGCTTTATTTAGCGACCCCCGTTTTGGCGCCCATTGAAGGAACCGTCATTCAAAAAAATGTTGAGCCCGGTCAAACCTTTGCCAGCTCCGATGCGATTTTTCAGCTTTCAGATCAATTGACAGTGAAAGCGCAAGTGGATGAAACAGATATTTCAAGAATCAAACTGAAAGAACCTGCGGTGATCACTCTGGATGCGTATCCGGATGAAAAATTACCGGCGTTTGTAGATAAAATTGCTTTTGACTCAACAACCGTCAATTCTGTCACGACTTTCGTGGTCGACGTGATTCCGCAAAAAACACCGACCTTCATGCGCAGTGGTATGACGGCGAATGTCACTTTTTCCGTCGATCTTCGTTCCGATGTTTTATTAATGCCAAGTGAAGCATTAAAAGTGGTCGATGGAAAAACCGTCGTTCTTTTAAAATCACCAGAGACGAACAAACCCGAAACTCATCGCATCGAAGTCGGTATCACCGACGGTAAGATGACGGAAGTTTTAAGTGGCCTGAAAGAAGGCGACGTCCTTATGATCAGCGAATTTAAACTGGGTGATAGAAAATCAAATAACTCTCCATTCGGGATGCCAGGAAGCCCAGCCCGTAAAAGTAATAAACGTCCATGA
- a CDS encoding ABC transporter permease: MIEIKDVRKSYQMGPHSVEVLKGISLQIEQGDFVAIMGPSGSGKSTLMHILGLLDVPTSGSYELKGREVSLLEEDELAVVRRDEVGFIFQQFNLLPRLKAWQNVSLPLLYSSDGFDFDRANELLGKVGLSQRVDHRPNELSGGQQQRIAIARSLINRPGIIFADEPTGNLDSQSEQEVLEILQELNAQGITIIVVTHEEEIGQLAKRLIRLKDGEILSDERRAPLPLVKNFETAPAPSSGGSSEFAIKEVMEHFHQGFQTLAGNKVRSILSMLGILIGVAAVVVMLALGTGAQKAIEDQLSSLGSNLLILSAGNIRVSGVMRESGVRIRLRTDDVNAIKEEVDGIRDVSPSVSGRAQATFGNKNWNTQIMGVTSAFTRVRASDPVYGRFFSDSENQSRALVAVIGTTVAREIFGKKSPIGELIKLNKVNFRVIGVLPEKGAAGPQDQDDRIVVPVNTAMYRLFGRDYVDSLDIEVFNVTEMDQVQKSVLDLMNRRHRVPISSREDAFRIFNMSDIQQALNSSSRTMSLLLASIAAISLIVGGIGIMNIMLVSVTERTKEIGLRKAIGAKRRDISMQFLTESIVVSISGGVLGILLGFAVSFLLSSLIGWNTSVSFASVAVSFSFSALIGVAFGSYPAQKAAKLHPIDALRYE, from the coding sequence TTGATAGAGATCAAAGATGTTAGAAAATCCTACCAAATGGGACCTCACTCGGTGGAAGTCCTTAAAGGTATCAGCTTGCAAATCGAGCAAGGGGATTTTGTCGCCATCATGGGACCTTCCGGCTCTGGAAAGTCCACCCTGATGCACATCTTAGGTCTTTTGGATGTTCCTACTTCAGGCAGTTACGAACTTAAAGGGCGTGAAGTTTCTTTGCTTGAGGAAGACGAATTGGCCGTTGTCCGTCGCGATGAAGTCGGCTTTATTTTTCAGCAATTCAATTTATTACCTCGATTAAAAGCATGGCAGAACGTTTCTTTGCCTTTACTTTACAGTTCTGACGGCTTTGATTTTGATCGTGCCAATGAGCTTTTAGGCAAAGTCGGTTTAAGTCAGCGTGTGGATCACCGTCCGAACGAACTTTCGGGCGGTCAGCAACAGCGTATCGCGATTGCCAGATCCCTGATCAATCGCCCGGGAATTATTTTTGCCGATGAACCGACGGGAAATCTTGATTCGCAAAGCGAACAAGAAGTTTTAGAAATTCTGCAAGAACTTAATGCCCAAGGAATCACGATCATTGTCGTCACCCATGAAGAAGAAATCGGACAGCTGGCAAAGCGTTTGATCCGTTTAAAAGACGGCGAAATCTTAAGTGATGAACGTCGCGCACCACTTCCCTTGGTGAAAAACTTTGAAACGGCGCCAGCGCCTTCATCAGGTGGCAGTTCTGAATTTGCGATAAAGGAAGTGATGGAGCACTTCCATCAAGGTTTTCAAACCTTGGCCGGAAACAAAGTGCGTTCGATTTTATCGATGCTGGGTATTTTAATCGGGGTCGCGGCCGTTGTTGTGATGCTAGCCCTAGGAACTGGCGCGCAAAAAGCAATCGAAGATCAGTTATCTAGTTTAGGATCTAATTTATTGATTTTAAGTGCCGGGAATATTCGTGTTTCGGGAGTGATGCGGGAATCTGGCGTGCGGATTCGTTTACGCACCGATGATGTCAATGCGATCAAAGAAGAAGTTGATGGCATTCGCGATGTATCGCCCTCAGTTTCCGGCAGGGCGCAAGCGACTTTTGGGAATAAAAACTGGAATACGCAGATCATGGGTGTTACTTCGGCGTTCACACGTGTTCGCGCCAGTGACCCCGTGTATGGACGATTCTTTTCCGACAGCGAAAATCAATCCCGAGCTTTGGTGGCTGTCATCGGAACAACGGTAGCACGGGAAATCTTTGGAAAAAAATCTCCGATTGGGGAGCTGATTAAGTTAAACAAAGTGAACTTTCGCGTGATTGGGGTTTTACCTGAAAAAGGAGCCGCCGGTCCGCAAGACCAAGATGATCGTATTGTTGTTCCCGTTAATACAGCGATGTATCGTTTGTTTGGTCGTGATTACGTCGATTCGTTAGATATCGAAGTTTTCAATGTGACCGAAATGGATCAAGTGCAAAAATCAGTCTTAGATCTGATGAACCGCCGTCATCGCGTGCCGATTTCTTCACGCGAAGATGCTTTCAGAATCTTTAATATGTCCGACATTCAACAAGCGCTGAATTCAAGCTCCCGAACCATGTCTTTGCTTTTAGCCTCGATCGCGGCCATCTCGTTGATTGTGGGCGGTATCGGAATCATGAACATCATGCTGGTATCGGTGACTGAAAGAACCAAAGAGATCGGCTTAAGAAAAGCCATCGGGGCGAAACGCCGTGATATATCGATGCAGTTCTTAACGGAATCTATCGTGGTCAGTATCAGTGGCGGGGTCCTGGGAATTCTGTTGGGCTTTGCGGTTTCGTTCCTCCTTTCAAGTCTGATTGGTTGGAACACGTCGGTGTCTTTTGCGTCGGTCGCCGTGTCTTTTTCATTCTCGGCCCTGATTGGTGTGGCCTTCGGAAGTTACCCGGCGCAAAAGGCCGCGAAGCTTCATCCGATAGATGCGCTTCGCTACGAATAG
- the map gene encoding type I methionyl aminopeptidase: MIVKTEADLAGLKQIGKIVANCLYYMAKKMEPGMTTLELDQLGGAFLEKHGARSGPILVYNFPGHTCISLNHEVAHGVPSDKKIAKGDLINIDVSAELNGYYADNGGSFILPPSSANYERLLKATREALQNAINGVQAKAPINIIGKKIEEVAQQYGYSIIQNLGSHGVGRGLHEEPTFIAGYYDPKDDRRLKEGQVITIEPFLSTGARFVDEEADGWTLVAGKNHRSAQFEHTMIVRKDRAEIVTIPDSIYL; encoded by the coding sequence ATGATCGTAAAGACAGAAGCAGACTTAGCGGGTTTAAAACAGATTGGCAAAATCGTCGCCAATTGCCTGTATTATATGGCCAAGAAAATGGAACCTGGCATGACAACTTTAGAGTTGGATCAACTGGGCGGTGCATTTCTAGAAAAGCATGGCGCTCGCTCCGGACCTATCTTGGTTTATAATTTCCCAGGCCACACGTGCATCAGTCTGAATCATGAGGTTGCCCACGGTGTGCCATCTGACAAAAAAATTGCTAAAGGTGATTTGATAAATATCGATGTTTCGGCCGAACTAAACGGTTATTACGCCGATAACGGCGGCTCCTTCATTCTTCCCCCATCCTCAGCAAATTATGAACGCCTTTTAAAGGCCACTCGCGAAGCTTTGCAAAACGCAATTAACGGCGTGCAAGCAAAAGCTCCTATCAATATCATCGGCAAAAAGATCGAAGAAGTTGCTCAACAATATGGCTATTCCATCATTCAAAATCTTGGCAGCCATGGCGTGGGTCGTGGACTTCATGAGGAGCCTACGTTTATCGCGGGCTATTATGATCCCAAGGATGATCGCCGCCTGAAGGAGGGGCAAGTCATCACCATTGAGCCCTTTCTCTCTACTGGCGCGCGTTTCGTGGATGAAGAAGCCGATGGATGGACGCTAGTGGCGGGAAAAAATCATCGCTCTGCCCAATTTGAGCACACCATGATTGTGCGAAAAGATCGCGCAGAGATCGTCACGATCCCTGATTCAATTTATTTATAA
- a CDS encoding NUDIX hydrolase: protein MSFGKSLAEILRSQSTQDLSKELSDHACVAIILRGDSFKNLEIAFIQRAIQPNDKWSGQIAFPGGRREPGDINDIATAQRETLEEVGFHLSLQELVGRIDDIQGRKAGVLLPFYIRPIVFHINREPVINLQPTEVADFFWISLTTLLDPTSQITYKLQRELVAVELPGISLGREVPLWGLTYMMIQDLMLRLGVSKKIISKI from the coding sequence ATGTCGTTTGGAAAAAGCCTCGCCGAAATTCTCCGCTCGCAATCGACCCAAGATCTTTCCAAAGAGCTTTCGGATCATGCTTGTGTCGCGATCATTTTGCGCGGTGATTCTTTTAAAAACTTAGAAATCGCCTTTATCCAAAGAGCCATTCAACCTAACGACAAATGGTCAGGACAGATCGCCTTTCCCGGAGGCCGTCGTGAGCCCGGGGATATAAATGATATCGCGACGGCTCAGCGGGAGACTTTAGAAGAAGTCGGATTTCATTTGTCCCTGCAAGAGTTGGTGGGACGAATCGACGATATTCAAGGTCGAAAAGCCGGCGTGCTTTTGCCGTTTTATATTCGCCCGATTGTCTTTCATATCAATCGCGAGCCGGTGATAAATTTGCAGCCCACCGAGGTCGCTGACTTTTTTTGGATTTCGCTCACGACACTTTTAGATCCCACCAGTCAGATAACTTATAAATTGCAGCGGGAATTAGTGGCTGTCGAACTTCCAGGCATCTCATTAGGGCGCGAAGTTCCTCTGTGGGGGCTGACTTATATGATGATTCAGGACCTTATGCTCCGACTTGGCGTCTCAAAAAAAATAATTTCTAAAATTTAA
- a CDS encoding 3D domain-containing protein produces the protein MLVALSFVISSEALAAKKRKAKAGGCGAGIATSSVYFVPHIKDYCPTPKPCKAFKDEVRMQGSGTMSDNHVYTYTGKTRDIGDCDTAIGAAGECLIPFVSIAADPKFYSMGDVISMPAMKGKEIQLPNGKKMLHPGYFIVHDTGGAIKGPNRFDFFTGSFDDHNSNNAFGYDGFSDLAMTDIKSCNKKKQFNVVRRGNDKYDSIITAIDHAKLGMAVPKMMASSENNAGRSSGGGYVKGVN, from the coding sequence GTGTTAGTAGCCCTAAGCTTCGTGATTTCGTCAGAAGCCTTGGCTGCTAAAAAAAGAAAAGCGAAGGCCGGGGGATGTGGTGCGGGCATCGCCACTTCGTCTGTTTATTTTGTTCCGCACATTAAAGATTATTGCCCGACGCCGAAACCTTGTAAGGCTTTTAAAGATGAAGTTCGCATGCAAGGCTCAGGAACCATGTCCGACAATCATGTTTACACGTACACCGGTAAAACACGTGATATTGGTGATTGCGACACCGCGATTGGTGCGGCTGGGGAGTGCCTTATTCCATTTGTTTCTATTGCCGCCGATCCTAAATTCTATAGCATGGGTGATGTGATCAGCATGCCCGCGATGAAGGGGAAAGAAATCCAACTTCCTAACGGCAAAAAAATGCTGCATCCAGGGTACTTTATTGTTCACGATACAGGTGGCGCGATCAAAGGCCCGAACCGCTTTGATTTTTTCACCGGCTCTTTTGATGATCACAACTCTAATAATGCCTTTGGCTATGATGGCTTTTCGGACCTGGCGATGACCGATATTAAGAGCTGCAACAAGAAAAAGCAGTTTAACGTGGTTCGCCGGGGGAATGATAAGTATGATTCCATCATCACCGCTATCGATCACGCGAAGCTTGGGATGGCTGTGCCAAAAATGATGGCCTCTTCTGAAAATAACGCGGGCCGCAGTTCTGGTGGCGGATACGTCAAGGGAGTCAACTAG
- a CDS encoding alpha/beta hydrolase: MRNWLLTILSVTFSFSVTVEAAPTPKAPGDKTVVLVHGAFADGTGTWDKVIPMLQAAGLKVIAVQNPLTTLAGDVAATQRALARAEGPVILVGHSWGGAVITEAGNDPKVAALVYVAAFAPNDGQSILDITKPYPAAPGFGELVFDDEGFATLTTTGMTNFFAQDLPIPQSSLMYATQAPTAGALFSEKITTAAWKNKPTWYVVAENDYMIQPDLQRALATQMKAHTSSYPSGHVISQSKPQETADAIISAANSVVMPPPPELHLLQ, encoded by the coding sequence ATGAGAAATTGGCTTTTAACCATCCTAAGTGTGACCTTTTCGTTTTCAGTAACAGTGGAGGCGGCTCCCACTCCCAAAGCCCCCGGCGATAAAACTGTCGTATTAGTGCATGGCGCTTTTGCCGATGGCACCGGGACTTGGGATAAAGTAATCCCGATGCTTCAAGCTGCCGGTCTTAAAGTCATTGCCGTACAAAATCCTTTAACAACTTTGGCTGGGGATGTGGCAGCAACTCAACGTGCTCTCGCGCGCGCGGAAGGCCCGGTGATTTTGGTGGGTCACTCTTGGGGAGGGGCGGTTATCACGGAAGCTGGAAATGACCCCAAAGTGGCAGCCTTGGTTTACGTCGCGGCGTTTGCGCCTAACGATGGACAATCTATTTTGGATATCACAAAACCTTATCCGGCGGCTCCCGGTTTTGGTGAATTGGTATTTGATGACGAAGGATTTGCCACTTTAACGACCACAGGGATGACAAATTTCTTTGCTCAAGATCTACCTATCCCCCAAAGCTCACTTATGTATGCGACGCAAGCTCCGACAGCGGGGGCTTTGTTTTCAGAAAAGATCACCACCGCGGCTTGGAAGAACAAACCAACGTGGTACGTCGTTGCGGAAAATGACTATATGATTCAGCCCGATTTACAAAGAGCCCTGGCGACGCAAATGAAGGCCCATACAAGCAGCTACCCCTCGGGGCACGTGATTTCTCAATCCAAGCCTCAAGAGACGGCAGATGCCATTATTTCGGCGGCGAATTCTGTTGTAATGCCTCCACCACCGGAGCTGCATTTGTTGCAATAA
- a CDS encoding TolC family protein, which yields MAFSTFIFVLLLAIPGAYAQELYTFSESIDILTRHNAELRSAEAGVEIARNQLNIAYGNFLPEISVGTNYLQKQVNDTNSTGYGAEIVVTENIFNGFRDLSTLDDAKAKLEIAEATLRNVKAKLSYDLKSSFAGLIYAHENIKLAESIHKRRSDNNSLVQLRFESGRENKGSVMLSAAYLQEAAIDVKRAQLTLDTAKTNYLRVLGLAAGKDVDISGTMPEVVEPGVTPQFLELVQTVPDRVIAVSQVKTAEAVLKSTYAGYYPTLGVKGKIGRNGDTWFPDDNDYWELEASLGWSLFNGGKTFFASKSSFADKMVAENNLRNMDLSLATALKTAYAEFVIAIENYKVSQAFVEAQNVRAEIGRSKYNNGLSTFDDWDIIENDLISRQKNLIEKRRDRVNAEASWERSQGRGVIP from the coding sequence ATGGCATTTAGTACTTTCATCTTTGTATTGCTTCTTGCAATTCCGGGCGCTTACGCCCAGGAGCTGTACACCTTTTCTGAAAGCATCGACATTTTGACCCGTCATAATGCGGAACTCCGCTCGGCGGAAGCGGGAGTGGAGATCGCTCGTAACCAGCTCAATATCGCCTATGGGAATTTTCTTCCCGAGATTTCTGTTGGTACCAACTATCTACAAAAACAGGTCAACGACACCAATTCAACCGGATACGGTGCAGAGATTGTCGTTACAGAAAATATTTTTAATGGTTTTCGTGATCTCTCCACACTGGATGATGCTAAAGCCAAACTTGAAATCGCCGAGGCGACTCTTCGCAATGTAAAAGCCAAATTGAGCTATGATCTAAAATCTTCTTTTGCCGGCCTCATTTACGCCCATGAAAACATTAAGCTTGCCGAAAGCATCCACAAACGTCGTTCGGACAATAACAGCCTGGTGCAATTGCGTTTTGAAAGTGGTCGGGAAAACAAAGGTTCCGTGATGTTGTCGGCGGCTTATCTGCAAGAAGCGGCGATTGATGTAAAAAGAGCACAATTGACCTTAGATACGGCCAAAACCAATTACCTGCGAGTATTGGGCCTGGCGGCGGGGAAAGACGTGGATATCAGCGGGACGATGCCTGAAGTGGTTGAACCTGGCGTGACCCCCCAGTTTTTAGAGTTGGTACAAACAGTTCCTGACCGAGTGATTGCGGTCTCCCAGGTAAAAACCGCCGAGGCGGTCTTGAAATCGACTTATGCGGGTTATTATCCCACCCTCGGGGTGAAAGGAAAAATAGGCCGTAATGGGGACACGTGGTTCCCCGATGACAATGACTATTGGGAGCTTGAAGCTTCTTTGGGCTGGTCCCTTTTTAACGGCGGCAAAACTTTCTTTGCTTCCAAGTCGTCTTTCGCGGATAAAATGGTGGCAGAAAACAATTTGCGTAACATGGATTTAAGCTTAGCCACGGCGTTAAAGACGGCTTACGCGGAGTTTGTTATCGCCATTGAAAATTACAAAGTCAGTCAAGCCTTCGTCGAAGCACAAAATGTGCGTGCCGAAATTGGCCGTAGTAAATATAACAACGGTCTAAGCACTTTTGACGATTGGGATATTATCGAAAACGATCTTATCAGTCGCCAAAAGAACTTGATTGAAAAGCGCCGAGACAGAGTGAATGCCGAGGCGTCTTGGGAAAGATCCCAAGGCAGAGGAGTCATACCGTGA
- a CDS encoding NAD(P)H-hydrate dehydratase, translated as MKKATPEVILFKKEHASRLLPSVSTDDNKASRGRSLILGGSHDYPGAGILAARGALRAGSGYVMLAQKDLVVSSLENPDFLVKDLRGSSLSDLNFDAVLIGPGFGVNDYTAELILELKTKNFPNVVLDADALTTCVDFKLFPLPASWIVTPHTGELARCLKVSVHEVTKDRLAAIKKARQLFQCVVLLKGHGTLITQGQEIFRIASGNAALAKSGTGDVLAGMITAFRAQGLKPLEAALLGAYVHGATANLWVQSHKDALSMIASDVIDSIPRILWRLRQG; from the coding sequence ATGAAAAAAGCCACACCCGAAGTCATTCTTTTTAAAAAAGAACACGCCTCTCGCTTACTGCCCTCTGTATCTACCGATGACAACAAGGCTTCTCGCGGGCGCAGCCTGATTTTAGGTGGAAGTCATGATTATCCTGGGGCCGGGATCTTGGCGGCACGCGGAGCCTTAAGGGCGGGCAGTGGATACGTGATGCTGGCGCAAAAAGATCTGGTGGTTTCAAGCTTAGAAAATCCCGATTTTTTAGTGAAAGACTTACGAGGCTCAAGCCTTTCAGATTTGAATTTTGATGCCGTATTAATCGGTCCGGGCTTTGGGGTGAATGACTACACCGCTGAGCTCATCTTAGAGCTTAAAACGAAAAATTTTCCAAACGTTGTGCTGGATGCCGATGCCCTCACCACATGTGTGGATTTTAAGCTTTTCCCGTTACCGGCTTCCTGGATCGTGACCCCGCATACGGGTGAGCTGGCGCGGTGTCTTAAGGTTTCCGTGCACGAAGTGACGAAGGATCGTCTTGCCGCTATAAAAAAAGCTCGTCAGCTTTTTCAGTGCGTCGTGCTTTTAAAAGGACATGGGACCTTGATAACGCAAGGACAAGAAATCTTTCGCATCGCCAGTGGCAATGCCGCTTTAGCTAAATCCGGAACTGGTGACGTTTTGGCCGGAATGATCACGGCTTTTCGCGCGCAAGGCCTTAAACCCTTAGAGGCGGCCCTGTTAGGGGCTTATGTCCATGGGGCGACGGCGAATTTATGGGTTCAGAGCCATAAAGATGCACTATCCATGATAGCTTCAGATGTCATAGATTCTATTCCTCGTATTCTGTGGCGTCTGCGTCAGGGGTGA
- a CDS encoding MarR family winged helix-turn-helix transcriptional regulator produces the protein MAKLYFTELPTQEELRQNSALMYPDLDHLTLYSHILLRKITTDLEVNLDSFFSKYNLSAGRFTLMALLNRHTSGLMPSELAQKVGVTQATISGLINSLEKAGIVKRMSHEKDGRSFVIQLTPEGIAKVAEIMPLYHERISNYWSEFSEPEKTQLNSFMERIIKNIFKLGQA, from the coding sequence ATGGCAAAACTCTACTTCACCGAGCTTCCAACTCAAGAAGAACTTCGTCAGAATTCAGCACTCATGTATCCAGACTTGGATCATTTGACACTGTATTCACACATATTATTAAGAAAAATCACGACAGATTTAGAAGTGAATCTGGATAGTTTTTTTTCTAAATACAATCTTTCCGCAGGTCGTTTTACTTTGATGGCTTTGTTAAATAGACACACCTCTGGATTAATGCCTTCAGAGTTGGCGCAAAAGGTCGGCGTAACCCAGGCCACTATTTCGGGGCTGATTAACAGTCTTGAAAAGGCCGGCATCGTAAAGCGCATGAGCCATGAAAAAGATGGTCGTTCCTTCGTGATTCAATTAACGCCGGAAGGAATTGCTAAGGTTGCGGAGATCATGCCTCTTTATCATGAACGCATTAGCAATTACTGGAGCGAGTTCAGTGAGCCAGAAAAGACTCAATTAAATTCTTTCATGGAAAGAATCATCAAAAATATCTTTAAACTAGGGCAAGCCTAA
- a CDS encoding SlyX family protein — MTEERLIDIETKIAHQEHLLEELSQVLYEQQKTIDHLEKRLIQLSKKIEDGPDGGDIGPANQKPPHY, encoded by the coding sequence ATGACTGAAGAACGTTTAATTGATATTGAAACCAAAATCGCCCATCAAGAACACCTTTTAGAAGAGCTCAGCCAAGTTCTTTATGAACAGCAAAAAACCATCGATCATCTTGAAAAGCGTCTGATTCAACTAAGTAAAAAAATTGAAGATGGACCCGACGGCGGCGATATTGGACCGGCCAATCAAAAGCCTCCGCATTATTAG
- a CDS encoding YceI family protein, which translates to MSTFKIDPAHSSANFSIKHMMIAKVHGSFDKLSGTLSYDPQNVAKSSIEVSIEAASVNTREAQRDAHLKSADFFDVEKYPALTFKSTKVEEDGDSLKVTGDLTIHGVTNSVVLDVERPSAEMKDPWGNVKIGSSGSTKIKRKDYGLNWNAALEAGGILVGDDVQITLDIQFVKA; encoded by the coding sequence ATGAGCACTTTTAAAATCGACCCCGCCCACTCAAGCGCAAACTTTTCAATTAAACATATGATGATCGCTAAGGTCCATGGCAGTTTTGATAAGCTCAGTGGAACTTTGTCTTACGATCCTCAAAACGTGGCAAAATCCTCGATCGAAGTTTCTATTGAAGCGGCCAGTGTGAATACTCGTGAGGCTCAAAGGGATGCACATTTAAAAAGTGCTGACTTTTTTGACGTAGAAAAGTATCCCGCTCTGACATTTAAATCTACCAAAGTGGAAGAAGACGGGGACTCCCTGAAAGTGACAGGCGATTTGACGATCCACGGGGTGACGAATTCAGTGGTTTTAGATGTGGAGCGCCCTTCGGCAGAAATGAAGGACCCTTGGGGCAATGTTAAAATCGGATCTTCAGGCTCAACCAAAATAAAAAGAAAAGATTATGGTCTTAATTGGAATGCGGCTTTAGAGGCCGGTGGCATTTTGGTCGGTGATGACGTACAAATCACTTTAGACATTCAGTTTGTGAAAGCTTAA
- a CDS encoding DUF2914 domain-containing protein: protein MEKLKDRILNYYEAHETRIDILFFLGGFFFDVLTLTDVDDVLGIGQQLVYLLILGSILYFDFLDVNGFFKIPPRLQRIWEYRQPILHFFLGSLLSLYSLFFLKSASIFTSIVFVAVLILVMVANELKSIREKGVNIKIALFVICLFSFFSITVPVLLGFVGYIPFFLSLILTGGALYGIYHLLLKKVQNVRLLMGSLLAPGMAVLAFFFVFYMLGLIPPVPLSVQHIGIYHRVERQDGKYAVFHQNSAWSFWRNQGDKEFIAEPGDKLFVFAQIFSPARFSDSVILHWYFKDPKQGWLSTDRIPMRITGGRKEGYRGFAMKQNYPAGDWRISIETTDGREIGRIYFEVVKIDLVSPTRTWYKQLY, encoded by the coding sequence GTGGAAAAATTAAAAGATCGCATCTTAAATTATTACGAAGCCCATGAAACCAGAATTGATATTTTGTTTTTCTTAGGTGGATTCTTTTTTGATGTCCTCACCCTGACGGATGTCGATGATGTTTTAGGGATCGGCCAGCAATTAGTTTATCTTTTGATCCTGGGATCGATTCTTTATTTTGATTTCTTAGATGTGAATGGATTTTTTAAAATTCCGCCACGTTTGCAAAGAATCTGGGAATACCGACAGCCGATTTTACATTTCTTTTTAGGCAGTCTTTTAAGCCTGTATTCTTTGTTCTTTTTAAAAAGTGCGTCGATTTTCACGTCCATTGTTTTTGTCGCGGTCCTGATTTTAGTGATGGTCGCTAATGAACTAAAAAGCATTCGCGAAAAAGGGGTTAATATTAAGATCGCCCTGTTCGTGATTTGTCTGTTTTCGTTTTTTTCGATCACGGTGCCGGTCCTATTGGGGTTTGTAGGCTATATTCCATTTTTCTTGTCCTTGATTTTAACGGGCGGAGCTCTTTACGGGATTTATCACCTGCTGCTTAAAAAAGTTCAGAATGTACGTTTGCTGATGGGAAGCCTTTTAGCCCCCGGCATGGCCGTGCTGGCTTTCTTTTTTGTCTTTTACATGCTGGGTCTTATTCCTCCAGTTCCACTTTCCGTACAACATATCGGAATCTATCACCGGGTCGAACGGCAAGACGGAAAATACGCCGTCTTTCACCAAAACTCGGCCTGGAGTTTTTGGCGTAATCAAGGCGATAAAGAATTTATTGCAGAGCCAGGTGACAAGCTTTTCGTTTTTGCCCAGATTTTTTCGCCCGCAAGATTTAGCGATTCGGTGATTTTACATTGGTATTTTAAAGATCCCAAACAGGGCTGGCTAAGTACCGATCGCATACCGATGCGTATTACCGGCGGTCGTAAAGAAGGCTATCGCGGATTTGCCATGAAGCAGAATTATCCTGCAGGTGATTGGCGCATCAGCATTGAAACAACCGATGGTCGGGAAATCGGACGCATTTATTTTGAAGTGGTAAAAATCGACTTAGTTTCGCCAACCCGCACTTGGTATAAACAGCTTTATTAA